One genomic segment of Actinoplanes ianthinogenes includes these proteins:
- a CDS encoding alpha-L-arabinofuranosidase B — MPSRTRMLVSGAAVLGAALAGILVNAAPSAAAVTGPCDLYASGGTPCVAAHSTTRALYGAYTGALYQVKRNSDGATTTIAPLSAGGVANAAAQDSFCANTTCLITVIYDQSGRGNHLTQAPPGGFQGPDVGGKDNLASATGAPVTVGGHKAYGVWISPGTGYRNNNTNGIATGDQPEGMYAIFDGTHSNGGCCFDYGNAETNSLDTGNGHMEALYFGTSTGWGTGAGSGPWIMADLENGLFSGYNAGNNSGDPTITHRFLTATLKGGPNQWSIRGGNAQSGGLSTFYSGVRPNKSGYNPMHKEGAIILGIGGDNSISAQGTFYEGVMTSGYPSDATENAVQANITAAGYATTSLTSGPALTVGSSVSLRATTACCTGRYLAHSGTSVATQAVTSSSSATVKGQATFIVRAGLANSGCVSFESKDTAGSYLRHSNFQLYLNANDNSAVFKQDATFCPQAGLNGQGNALRSFNYPTRYIRHYNNTGYIASQGGVHTFDATGLFADDVSWVVGAGWS, encoded by the coding sequence ACCACCCGCGCCCTCTACGGCGCCTACACCGGTGCCCTGTACCAGGTGAAGCGCAACTCCGACGGGGCCACCACGACCATCGCCCCGCTCAGCGCCGGCGGGGTGGCCAACGCCGCTGCCCAGGACAGTTTCTGCGCGAACACCACCTGCCTGATCACCGTCATCTACGACCAGTCCGGCCGCGGCAACCACCTCACCCAGGCCCCGCCCGGCGGGTTCCAGGGTCCGGACGTGGGCGGCAAGGACAACCTGGCCAGCGCCACCGGCGCCCCGGTCACGGTCGGCGGCCACAAGGCGTACGGGGTCTGGATCTCGCCCGGCACCGGTTACCGCAACAACAACACCAACGGCATCGCCACCGGTGACCAGCCCGAAGGCATGTACGCGATCTTCGACGGCACACACTCCAACGGCGGCTGCTGCTTCGACTACGGCAACGCCGAGACCAACAGCCTGGACACCGGCAACGGGCACATGGAGGCGCTGTACTTCGGCACCAGCACCGGCTGGGGCACCGGCGCCGGCAGCGGCCCGTGGATCATGGCCGACCTGGAGAACGGCCTCTTCAGCGGCTACAACGCCGGCAACAACTCGGGCGACCCCACCATCACCCACCGGTTCCTGACCGCGACCCTCAAGGGCGGCCCGAACCAGTGGTCGATCCGCGGCGGCAACGCCCAGTCCGGTGGCCTGTCGACCTTCTACAGCGGGGTGCGGCCGAACAAGTCCGGCTACAACCCGATGCACAAGGAGGGCGCCATCATCCTCGGCATCGGCGGGGACAACAGCATCAGCGCGCAGGGCACGTTCTACGAGGGCGTGATGACCTCCGGATACCCGTCGGACGCCACCGAGAACGCGGTCCAGGCCAACATCACCGCCGCCGGATACGCCACCACGTCGCTGACCAGCGGCCCGGCGCTCACCGTCGGCTCGTCCGTGTCGCTGCGCGCCACCACCGCCTGCTGCACCGGCCGCTATCTGGCGCACTCCGGCACGAGCGTGGCCACCCAGGCGGTCACCTCGTCCAGCTCGGCGACCGTGAAGGGCCAGGCCACCTTCATCGTCCGGGCCGGCCTGGCCAACAGCGGCTGCGTCTCCTTCGAGTCCAAGGACACCGCCGGCAGCTACCTGCGCCACTCCAATTTCCAGCTGTACCTCAACGCCAACGACAACAGCGCCGTCTTCAAGCAGGACGCCACCTTCTGCCCGCAGGCCGGCCTGAACGGCCAGGGCAACGCGCTGCGCTCGTTCAACTATCCGACCCGCTACATCCGGCACTACAACAACACCGGCTACATCGCCAGCCAGGGCGGCGTGCACACCTTCGACGCCACCGGCCTGTTCGCTGACGACGTCAGTTGGGTGGTCGGCGCCGGCTGGTCCTGA